The genomic region TGTCGCAGCGAGTTCGTTAACGGGCGTTCACTACGCGACACTGCTGGGTCACTGTACGGAAATACTCGAGCGCGAGGTTCCGATCACGCTCGTCGGTCAGGCCGCGAAACTCTACGACACCCTCGAGTACGATGTGTCTGGGGTCGAACCAACAGCGGTCTTCGACCGGACGAACGAGGTACTGGCAGATGGCGGGATCACGATTGCCGGACCGGAGATGCCGACGACCGGCAGTACACAGCGACTCCTGCAGGCGATCGGCGACGATCCTGTTGCTGCGTTCGTTCAATTGACGACGGGAGACGAGGTCGACCCAGCAGACACCCGCTGTACCACACAGGCGTTTTCACTGTCGAACCATCCCAGTAGCGAGACGATCACCGACATTGTCCGCAACATCGCTCCGAAAGAGGTCGTCATCAAACACGCGAGCGGACGGATGCTCAAGGAATTTCAGCGGCGCTTCGATTGCTGTTTTACGTGGGGAACGAACGATACAGGGATCCACTGCCTCTACGAGAACGGCGAGTGGCAGGTCCCCGATTGGATCACCGACTCGACTGCAAGTCGAATTCAAAGCCGACAGTGGGAAGCGATCCAAGAGCAGTCACTCGAGATTGACGCCTCACTACCTCGCTGTCGACATGGGTCGATCGATCTTGAGGCAGAAGGTGTCGATCTCGATGCCCTCGAAGAGACGTTTTCAGGAGCTATCGAGGACCCATATTCCGGTACCGATCCTGAGAACAACAGTTCGAAACCAGCTGAAAGTGACGAGGACGACCGACAGCACGATCGATCGTTCGAGGAAGACGTCCTCGCCCGTCTCGAGGCGATTGAAACGACACTCGACCGATCAGAGGAGACGGTTTCAGCCCGCGTACTGAGCGATGGTGCGGACAAGCAGATCTTGCAACTTCTAGAGGCCGCTGATGTCGACGCTGGTGACGTAGTCGACGTAACTATCAAAACAGAACCGGGCGACGAATAGTACGGTATCACGGATTCACTGTCGCGCGGTGGAAGCGCGACATGGCCAATCCACCCCCCCCCCCCCCCCTCCCTAACATTGTCCAAATCCCGCCGGCGACGGTTGATACCCCCACCTACCGGGCGCTTTTACAGTTTTCTCGAGGAGAGTATCAGATCGCGTTTACCCCATTTCGAGTGCATCAACGGCCTCGGCAGGCCCGATATCGTACTCGACGAGGCAGTTCGCTGCGAGCTGCCACGCTTGCTAAGCGAGTTCGGGAGCAGCGTCCTCATAGTGAGCACTGAACTCGATCAGTGCGACTGCGACGAGGAGATCCTCCTGTCGATCGGTGAGAGGCATCGCCGATGTTGGGCGCGGCTTCTCTAATAAACCTCAGGACTATCGTTGCTTGACTGGAGTTTGTAGAAGGGAGGATGGGGATACACTGATAGGAACCTGCTTGTCATCGGTGACTCTCCGTTCTGGCCGATCCTCTGATTACATCCCCCTGAGCAGCGTCTCGAGCGTCCGCTTGGAGGTGCTCATAGCGGACATCACACCGCTTTGAACAGAACCGGCCGGCGTACCGCTCACGGGCGAGTCTCGTACAGGTTGGTACTCGGCACTCGTCGCGGTCGGTCATCTGGCGATACCTCGTTTCAGGAATTGAATCGTCTCAGCGCTGCCGGACGCTATTGCTGTGAATCTTGATTCCATGCATTGTACAGTGGACTTTGTTCGCGTCCCCTGCACCCCTCTAGGGGAATAAACCACCTCGAATGAGCGAGTACCTCTCTTATCGAACGAATGTCCCATCCGGTGCAGGGACGAGTCCGGTTCGAATCTCGAGATCGACACGCCGAAGATGCTTACAGCCACTCTCTAGCTGGCGCTGCTCGAAATCTGGACAGCTACACGTCTCTTTCTCGATGTCGACCTCGTAGGTATGTCCACTCTCACTCACAATCTCATAGAGAGCGCCCGCCGTGGCAAAGTGGACGTCCATGTCCTCACTCAATGCACGGCGAGTTCGTGGGTCGTTGATCGAGTAGCCACCTTCCTCGAGTGGGGTCGGTGGTGCTGGTGTTTCACACTGGCCTCTGAACTCGTCGCGACGATTGCGTTCTTGGCCACAGTTCCGGCAGCACCAGTAGCGTGTGCGATACTCGGAGCTATCGGTGAGATCGTGATCGTATTGTGTCGGTTCTCTTCCTGGGAGCCACTCATCGATTGCGATGAGTTCATGCCCGTTTAGTCGAGCAACGTCTCCGGAATACCTCTGCTCTCGGTCACTTGTGTTACTGCGGTCATGGTGGGGTTGCTGCTGCTCGCGATGGATCGGT from Natrinema versiforme harbors:
- a CDS encoding SWIM zinc finger family protein, with protein sequence MSTDQPIHREQQQPHHDRSNTSDREQRYSGDVARLNGHELIAIDEWLPGREPTQYDHDLTDSSEYRTRYWCCRNCGQERNRRDEFRGQCETPAPPTPLEEGGYSINDPRTRRALSEDMDVHFATAGALYEIVSESGHTYEVDIEKETCSCPDFEQRQLESGCKHLRRVDLEIRTGLVPAPDGTFVR
- a CDS encoding MBL fold metallo-hydrolase encodes the protein MRVSYQHANINSGNESTLLRFTAADGTRACILVDAGDGVNLDTLLADDEYLNAILLTHPHIDHYRTLATNVRHNAPVYTADTTAAILEQSLPEATQDNDLGDISAALDALEPIDDWTSILNGLEVRPVAAGHTPGGAGFLVRFRDETATDDPLNSEQHILISGDFTTRPCAGFPGLETSYPFDVDCLLLNVASNDSYTTSLNESLRSTLEHAYAGSRVVVAASSLTGVHYATLLGHCTEILEREVPITLVGQAAKLYDTLEYDVSGVEPTAVFDRTNEVLADGGITIAGPEMPTTGSTQRLLQAIGDDPVAAFVQLTTGDEVDPADTRCTTQAFSLSNHPSSETITDIVRNIAPKEVVIKHASGRMLKEFQRRFDCCFTWGTNDTGIHCLYENGEWQVPDWITDSTASRIQSRQWEAIQEQSLEIDASLPRCRHGSIDLEAEGVDLDALEETFSGAIEDPYSGTDPENNSSKPAESDEDDRQHDRSFEEDVLARLEAIETTLDRSEETVSARVLSDGADKQILQLLEAADVDAGDVVDVTIKTEPGDE